One genomic region from Nymphaea colorata isolate Beijing-Zhang1983 chromosome 10, ASM883128v2, whole genome shotgun sequence encodes:
- the LOC116262111 gene encoding isoleucine--tRNA ligase, chloroplastic/mitochondrial, with protein sequence MAIQTSSHKVLSPKFYLPVGYTNIGSAFHLSRASVAKFFVTPTAKSFCSNRYQDNGSFLKSRVMRPVVAANKASSGDKQEDGRYKNTVDLPRTTFGMRANSAVREPEIQKLWDAEQVLKKVVDRNNGGVFILHDGPPYANGDLHIGHALNKILKDIINRYKLLQNYKVHYVPGWDCHGLPIELKVLQSMDSDARKELTPLKLRKKAAKFAKETVMTQMKSFKRYGVWGDWENAYLTLSPEYEAAQIEVFGKMALEGHIYRGRKPVHWSPSSRTALAEAELEYPELHVSQSIYAIFKVTHVPDASLDFFKEFLPDVSLAIWTTTPWTIPGNAAVAVNPVLLYAIAEVHPLVEDNITSKTSNTILSKTLRSGHQKLFVVVASDLVSTLETKWGVKLTIKKTLLGSVLENCRYIHPVGGTECSVVLGEGYITTESGTGLVHTAPGHGQEDYVTGLKYGLPIFSPVDDNGKFTDEAGQFSGLDVLGDGNTAVIRFLDEKMLLMKHEPYKHKYPYDWRTKKPTIFRATEQWFASVEGFRRDAMDAISKVSWVPPQGENRIATMTSSRSDWCISRQRTWGVPIPAFYHIHSKEPLMNKETIDHIKSIIAEKGSDAWWYMPVDELLPEKYRDKACEYQKGTDTMDVWFDSGSSWAAVLEKRGLNWPADLYLEGTDQHRGWFQSSLLTCIAAKGMAPYKSVLTHGFVLDEKGLKMSKSVGNVIDPAIVIDGGKNTKESPAYGADVLRLWVSSVDYSSDVLIGPQILRQMSDIYRKLRGTLRYLLSNLHDWEPENAVSYDNLPMIDRHALFQLQNVVSSIKEGYESYQFYKIFQIIQRFIIVDLSNFYFDVAKDRLYVGGTRSPTRRSCQTVLAAHLLSIVRVIAPILPHLSEDVWQCLPFKFVMADGYLAKFVFEARWPTIDHQWAAMPLEDVGFWSNVLELRTEVNKVLETARTGKMIGSSLDAKVWIHTSDRELATKLQQLCQASNDADSLHRIFIISQVEIVSSMEDMSSQDIPYTGHYDTKGGNTIWIGVSSADGGKCERCWHYSTQVGTFAGHPTLCGRCYNVIMENQPQLAAASAS encoded by the exons GTTCTATCACCAAAATTCTATCTCCCTGTTGGGTACACAAATATTGGTAGTGCCTTCCATCTTTCTAGAGCTTCTGTTGCAAAGTTTTTTGTGACGCCAACTGCCAAATCTTTTTGTTCAAATCGTTATCAAGACAATGGTTCATTTTTGAAGTCGAGAGTTATGAGGCCTGTTGTGGCTGCAAACAAGGCATCATCAG GTGATAAGCAAGAGGATGGAAGATACAAAAACACGGTTGACCTGCCAAGGACAACATTTGGTATGAGAGCAAATTCTGCTGTGAGGGAGCCTGAAATTCAGAAATTATGGGATGCTGAACAAGTGTTGAAAAAGGTTGTCGATAGGAACAATGGG GGAGTTTTCATCTTGCATGATGGTCCGCCATATGCTAACGGTGATCTGCATATTGGTCATGCACTAAACAAGATCTTAAAGGATATCATCAATCGCTATAAG CTTCTTCAAAATTATAAGGTGCATTACGTGCCCGGTTGGGACTGCCATGGTCTTCCGATAGAACTGAAGG TTTTGCAATCTATGGATAGCGATGCAAGGAAGGAACTTACACCATTAAAGTTGCGGAAAAAAGCTGCAAAGTTTGCTAAAGAAACTGTTATGACTCAGATGAAATCATTTAAG CGGTATGGTGTATGGGGAGATTGGGAAAATGCTTATTTGACTCTCTCTCCGGAATATGAAGCTGCCCAG ATAGAGGTGTTTGGCAAAATGGCTCTAGAAGGCCATATTTATAGGGGTCGGAAGCCTGTGCATTGGAGTCCATCCTCACGTACTGCTCTTGCAGAGGCTGAACTGGAG TACCCAGAGCTACATGTTTCACAAAGTATATATGCCATATTCAAGGTAACCCATGTTCCTGATGCTTCACTGGACTTCTTCAAAGAATTTCTTCCCGATGTTTCATTGGCCATATGGACTACTACGCCTTGGACCATCCCAGGAAATGCTG CTGTTGCAGTAAATCCTGTGCTGCTATATGCTATTGCTGAAGTGCATCCGCTTGTGGAAGACAATATAACATCAAAAACTAGTAACACCATACTCAGCAAGACTCTAAGAAGTGGACATCAGAAGCTATTTGTTGTCGTTGCATCTGATCTTGTTTCTACCCTGGAAACCAAGTGGGGAGTCAAACTTACCATAAAGAAGACTCTGCTGGGTTCTGTTCTTGAGAATTGCAG GTATATCCATCCAGTTGGAGGCACAGAATGCTCTGTTGTCCTTGGGGAGGGGTACATAACCACTGAATCAGGAACTGGTTTAGTCCATACAGCTCCTGGCCATGGTCAAGAAGATTATGTAACTGGTCTGAAATATGGGTTGCCCATATTTTCTCCTGTAGATGATAATGGAAAGTTTACAGATGAAGCTGGACAATTCAGTGGTTTGGATGTTCTTGGTGATGGAAATACTGCCGTCATTAgatttttggatgaaaaaatgttGCTCATGAAGCACGAACCATATA AGCATAAGTACCCGTATGATTGGAGAACAAAAAAGCCAACCATATTTAGGGCTACAGAGCAGTGGTTTGCATCAGTAGAAGGGTTCAGGAGAGATGCTATGGATGCAATCAGTAAAGTGTCATGGGTTCCACCACAG GGAGAAAACAGGATTGCAACAATGACATCCTCCCGCTCTGATTGGTGCATTTCAAGGCAGAGAACATGGGGCGTGCCCATTCCAGCTTTTTATCACATTCATTCAAAAGAGCCCCTGATGAACAAGGAGACAATCGACCATATTAAGT caATAATAGCTGAAAAGGGTAGTGATGCATGGTGGTATATGCCTGTTGATGAACTACTGCCTGAGAAATATCGTGATAAAGCTTGTGAATATCAGAAAGGAACTGACACAATGGATGTTTGGTTTGATTCTG GGTCCTCTTGGGCAGCTGTTCTAGAGAAAAGGGGACTTAACTGGCCAGCAGATTTGTATCTTGAAGGAACGGATCAGCATCGTGGCTGGTTCCAGAGTTCACTGCTTACTTGCATTGCTGCAAAAG gTATGGCTCCATATAAAAGCGTTTTAACTCATGGATTTGTACTTGATGAGAAGGGTTTGAAGATGAGCAAATCTGTGGGAAATGTTATAGATCCAGCCATTGTGATTGATGGAGGAAAAAATACAAAG GAATCACCTGCTTATGGAGCTGATGTACTGCGTCTCTGGGTTTCTAGTGTGGATTATTCTAGTGATGTGTTGATTGGTCCTCAAATTCTACGGCAAATGTCGGACATTTACCGGAAACTTCGAGGAACTCTACGTTATCTTTTGTCTAATTTACATGATTGGGAG CCTGAGAATGCTGTTTCCTATGACAACCTCCCAATGATTGATCGTCATGCTTTATTCCAACTACAAAATGTTGTCAGTAGCATCAAGGAGGGCTATGAGAGCTATCAGTTCTACAAAATATTCCAg ATTATACAACGATTCATAATTGTTGACTTGTCGAATTTCTACTTTGATGTTGCCAAGGACCGATTATACGTAGG GGGAACAAGAAGTCCAACAAGGAGAAGTTGTCAAACTGTACTTGCGGCCCATCTCTTGTCTATTGTTAGAGTGATTGCTCCAATATTACCACACTTGTCTGAGGATGTTTGGCAGTGTCTGCCTTTTAAATTTGTTATGGCAGATGGATATTTGGCGAAATTTGTGTTTGAAGCACGTTGGCCAACTATAGACCACCAGTGGGCGGCAATGCCACTTGAAGATGTTGGTTTTTGGTCCAATGTTCTTGAG TTGAGAACAGAGGTGAATAAAGTTCTGGAGACTGCCAGAACAGGAAAGATGATTGGTTCCAGCTTAGATGCAAAAGTCTGGATACATACTTCTGATCGAGAGCTAGCTACTAAATTGCAACAACTGTGTCAAGCAAGCAATGATGCAGACAGTCTTCACAGGATATTCATAATATCCCAG GTTGAAATTGTTTCTTCCATGGAAGACATGTCCAGTCAAGATATTCCCTACACCGGTCATTATGATACGAAAGGAGGGAACACGATTTGGATTGGAGTATCTTCTGCTGATGGTGGCAAGTGTGAAAGGTGCTGGCACTATTCTACTCAAGTTGGGACATTTGCTGGTCATCCAACACTTTGTGGCCGCTGTTACAATGTGATCATGGAAAACCAACCTCAATTAGCTGCAGCAAGTGCTAGCTAA
- the LOC116262113 gene encoding protein DMP6-like encodes MASVDIPIGKPLIQICDDNDDDDAESNETRFIYMLNAILSGTARLNVLLPTATILGFTIFAPLATNDGSCGTLNRWLTAIFLGFCVLSCAFFTLMDSYRTVSGRICYGVATIHGIWSLSGGRRKPADPSAYRLRLSDLFHVTLSIVAFLAFASSHNDVAACYYKAMPRKVTNVVPLVFGFVISLLLVMFPSKRKGIGYPFLLRADALHIRA; translated from the coding sequence ATGGCTTCCGTAGACATCCCCATCGGAAAACCTCTAATTCAAATTTGTGACGACAATGACGACGACGATGCTGAATCCAACGAGACCCGGTTCATTTACATGTTAAACGCAATCCTTAGCGGCACGGCGCGACTTAATGTCCTGCTACCGACTGCAACTATCCTGGGCTTCACCATCTTTGCTCCACTGGCGACCAACGATGGATCATGCGGTACACTAAACCGGTGGCTGACGGCCATCTTCTTAGGCTTCTGTGTGTTGTCGTGCGCATTCTTTACATTGATGGACAGTTACAGAACAGTATCTGGAAGAATTTGTTATGGGGTTGCTACCATCCATGGGATATGGAGCTTAAGCGGCGGCCGGAGAAAGCCTGCCGACCCATCGGCCTACCGACTGAGATTAAGCGATCTGTTTCATGTCACTCTATCAATTGTAGCATTTCTGGCATTTGCTTCGTCACATAATGATGTTGCGGCGTGCTACTACAAGGCTATGCCAAGGAAGGTGACTAACGTGGTCCCGTTGGTATTCGGGTTTGTGATCAGCCTTCTGCTTGTGATGTTCCCCTCAAAGAGGAAGGGGATTGGTTATCCATTTTTGTTAAGAGCAGATGCTCTGCATATAAGGGCGTAG
- the LOC116261915 gene encoding stress-related protein-like isoform X1 yields the protein MAEATNRPSDMDEQEERLKRLEFVQAAATKGMACFSSLYGYAKEKSGPLRPGVETVEGTVRTVAGPVYQRVHSLPLQVLLFVDSKVDETVVKVDQQVPRIVKEAPGHVYSAAKKATGLARDLASEVKTGGVVEAAGGVAKAVYAKCEPVAEKYAINTWHALNKLPLFLHAVHIVVPTATQLSEKYNDAVRSTTSKGYAFPAYLPLIPVERLAKVCAEGKPASSEGASDAAVGAAQQ from the exons ATGGCTGAAGCCACCAATCGTCCTTCTGATATG GATGAGCAGGAGGAGAGGTTGAAGCGTCTGGAATTCGTGCAGGCGGCAGCAACCAAGGGGATGGCGTGCTTCTCGAGCCTGTACGGGTACGCGAAGGAGAAGTCGGGCCCGTTGAGACCCGGCGTGGAGACCGTCGAGGGGACGGTCAGGACGGTCGCCGGCCCTGTCTACCAGAGGGTCCACTCCCTCCCTCTTCAAGTCCTCCTCTTCGTTGACAGCAAG GTGGACGAGACGGTAGTCAAGGTGGATCAGCAGGTACCGCGCATTGTGAAGGAAGCGCCTGGCCACGTTTATTCTGCTGCCAAAAAGGCTACTGGGCTGGCCAGGGATTTGGCCTCAGAGGTGAAGACCGGTGGTGTGGTGGAGGCAGCCGGCGGCGTCGCCAAGGCCGTCTACGCCAAGTGCGAACCAGTGGCCGAGAAGTACGCGATCAATACATGGCACGCTCTCAACAAGCTCCCGCTCTTCCTTCACGCGGTGCACATCGTGGTCCCGACTGCAACTCAGTTGTCTGAAAAATACAACGACGCCGTCCGTTCCACAACAAGCAAGGGATATGCCTTCCCTGCTTACCTGCCTCTCATCCCCGTCGAGAGGTTGGCCAAAGTGTGCGCTGAAGGCAAGCCTGCTTCTTCTGAAGGCGCATCAGATGCCGCCGTAGGGGCGGCTCAGCAGTAA
- the LOC116261915 gene encoding stress-related protein-like isoform X2: MACFSSLYGYAKEKSGPLRPGVETVEGTVRTVAGPVYQRVHSLPLQVLLFVDSKVDETVVKVDQQVPRIVKEAPGHVYSAAKKATGLARDLASEVKTGGVVEAAGGVAKAVYAKCEPVAEKYAINTWHALNKLPLFLHAVHIVVPTATQLSEKYNDAVRSTTSKGYAFPAYLPLIPVERLAKVCAEGKPASSEGASDAAVGAAQQ, translated from the exons ATGGCGTGCTTCTCGAGCCTGTACGGGTACGCGAAGGAGAAGTCGGGCCCGTTGAGACCCGGCGTGGAGACCGTCGAGGGGACGGTCAGGACGGTCGCCGGCCCTGTCTACCAGAGGGTCCACTCCCTCCCTCTTCAAGTCCTCCTCTTCGTTGACAGCAAG GTGGACGAGACGGTAGTCAAGGTGGATCAGCAGGTACCGCGCATTGTGAAGGAAGCGCCTGGCCACGTTTATTCTGCTGCCAAAAAGGCTACTGGGCTGGCCAGGGATTTGGCCTCAGAGGTGAAGACCGGTGGTGTGGTGGAGGCAGCCGGCGGCGTCGCCAAGGCCGTCTACGCCAAGTGCGAACCAGTGGCCGAGAAGTACGCGATCAATACATGGCACGCTCTCAACAAGCTCCCGCTCTTCCTTCACGCGGTGCACATCGTGGTCCCGACTGCAACTCAGTTGTCTGAAAAATACAACGACGCCGTCCGTTCCACAACAAGCAAGGGATATGCCTTCCCTGCTTACCTGCCTCTCATCCCCGTCGAGAGGTTGGCCAAAGTGTGCGCTGAAGGCAAGCCTGCTTCTTCTGAAGGCGCATCAGATGCCGCCGTAGGGGCGGCTCAGCAGTAA
- the LOC116263408 gene encoding ATP-dependent Clp protease proteolytic subunit-related protein 3, chloroplastic yields MRSNVAQAPFYNDRGGLSSFHLIDTGLNKTQTLLPGVLKGLLTLERPLILVTERNSNLYDVMASLPLHRLYDNFCTSAQRESQEGNAYTRGNERRGEDRSTRVIGRAMACGSVSCFSMSTPSLQMGRSSSNLSRGGRARMSIPMPPLNPKDPFLTKLASAAAASPDPLPELLKNRNPEVPPYLDLFDSPRLMASPAQVERAVSYGEHRPRKPPPDLPSLLLHGRIVYIGMPLVPAVTELVIAELMYLQWVDSKQPIYLYINSTGTTRDDGETVGMEYEGFAIYDAMMQLKNEIQTVAVGAAIGQACLLLAAGKKGRRFMMPHSKAMIQQPRVPSSGQMPASDVLIRAKEVITNRDTLVKLLARHTGNSIETVSKVMRRPFYMDPPKAKEFGVIDKILWRGQEMMGETASPEEWDKRAGIRAVDGL; encoded by the exons ATGAGAAGTAACGTTGCTCAAGCCCCGTTTTATAACGACCGCGGGGGCCTCTCATCTTTCCATCTcatcgatacaggactaaacaaAACCCAAACTCTACTTCCCGGCGTTCTCAAGGGACTTCTCACTCTTGAGCGTCCTCTCATTCTCGTCACCGAGCGAAATTCCAACCTGTATGACGTGATGGCCTCCCTCCCTCTTCACAGACTTTACGACAACTTTTGCACTTCAGCCCAGC GGGAAAGTCAGGAAGGAAATGCTTATACCCGTGGGAATGAAAGACGCGGAGAAGATAGAAGCACGAGAGTGATAGGAAGAGCGATGGCTTGCGGGAGCGTGAGTTGCTTCTCCATGAGCACCCCTTCTCTGCAGATGGGCAGGAGCAGCAGCAACCTTTCTCGTGGGGGCAGGGCGAGGATGTCAATCCCGATGCCTCCTCTCAACCCAAAGGACCCCTTCCTCACCAAGTTGGCCTCCGCAGCGGCCGCCTCCCCAGACCCTCTTCCTGAGCTGCTCAAAAACAGGAATCCTGAAGTCCCTCCCTACTTGGATCTCTTCGACAGCCCCAGACTCATGGCTAGTCCCGCTCAG GTGGAGCGTGCTGTTTCATACGGGGAGCACAGACCACGAAAGCCTCCTCCGGATTTGCCTTCATTGCTTCTTCACGGCCGGATCGTGTATATTGGAATGCCA TTGGTACCAGCTGTTACGGAGCTTGTGATTGCCGAATTGATGTACTTGCAATGGGTGGATTCAAAGCAGCCCATCTACCTCTACATTAACTCTACTGGAACGACACGTGATGATGGAGAGACG GTTGGTATGGAGTATGAAGGATTTGCCATCTATGATGCCATGATGCAGCTGAAAAATGAG ATCCAAACTGTTGCTGTTGGAGCAGCCATTGGTCAGGCTTGCCTACTTCTTGCTGCTGGAAAAAAGGGAAGGCGATTTATGATGCCACATTCCAAAG CCATGATTCAGCAACCCCGTGTCCCATCATCAGGGCAGATGCCAGCTAGTGATGTCCTCATCCGTGCGAAAGAG GTCATAACGAATCGAGACACTCTTGTTAAGCTTTTAGCAAGACACACTGGCAAT TCAATTGAGACTGTGTCCAAGGTGATGCGGAGGCCATTCTATATGGATCCCCCAAAAGCTAAAGAGTTTGGTGTCATTgacaag ATTCTTTGGCGCGGTCAAGAGATGATGGGAGAAACTGCCTCACCTGAAGAATGGGATAAGAGAGCTGGCATTAGGGCTGTTGATGGTTTGTGA
- the LOC116262169 gene encoding translocase of chloroplast 101, chloroplastic codes for MVATTGSPRPLPIRAPLSPVGDDSANDDGVSHSSDDDSASFVSGDDEFDAPSRRNFFGKPVPETLMDSTMARLVGQEEDGGLVLPAVAGGAGSSLRGDRKMVPIARVSEEVEDEDDEGEEGVQGDGEDEGGGGVSVSDGPAPEESAGSLIKEVSTVEEGNSGLKTGFEGEGIGTSDGGEKLDIGSGPAGETIGSGGNGVVEVKRDEGQPQLGIERDDDAGEFERVGSMEVAEGEQKREIIHSAESGGPRFEETGMAEVEKEQVKSESAASDVAGDGEQGEVGGEGLQKGQENPEPRVLDVERTSDFLGGSGEIPGLEGTSVVEPTETKEINVLEVDKSGGLSGDSEKKIELEDDSSVDREAAEPADSAILVEDMVDSLEGLEKSNTADSESVEQPEVRSEPDLKPFESSENRMVGTQQTDKSAVPNLELTSSDDVGEAQNGDTSLVAASDTSRDLGTESVPVVEAPENVAVESVSSYTGVEYKPFVESKTSFPVAVEEDKILQGVVDHQKLESVPGPVREIIDTTEGYKNSSHDEDGTDAIDVDSKERLQEDQLNLKSGFKLLKDTDAPIILSAAGSSSSELHDGGAAASADESKRLSFVEELEKFINASGSSGVRIADSQPAMSDSDEAMDTEDDDGEEDKVLFDSAALTALLKAASSASTENSNASTQNTAGFFSGKGPAGLGSSIPSLRPSGPRSTRPSIFSPSDLSASRESETETMDEEEKKLNEKINSIRVKFLRLVHRLGHSSEETVAAQVLYRLGLAEGMRRGRAGSRVFSIDAARQTARNLEEEGKDDLDFSCTILVIGKSGVGKSATINSIFGQERAQTNAFEPATSVVKEITGVVGGVKIRVIDTPGLKASVMEQGANRKVLSSVKQYMKKFPPDIVLYVDRMDARSRDSNDLPLLRSITSYLGAPIWFNAIVALTHASSAPPDGPNGTPLGYDTSIAHRSHAVQQSIRQAAGDMRLMNPVALVENHPSCRRNRDGNQVLPNGQTWRPQLLLLCYSTKILSEANSLLKLQDPAAGKLFLGGLRYRSAPLPYLLSSLLQARAHPRVASADQGDDDFDLEEELSDADADEEGDEYDQLPPFRPLRKSQLAKLSKEQRKAYFDEYDYRVKLLQKKQLKEELRRRREAKKQSGSSAANEAEEFDPESGGPAAVPVPLPDMVLPPSFDGENPAYRYRFLEPTGSQLLARPVLDNHGWDHDCGYDGVSLEESLAIAGRFPAGFSVQVTKDKKEFNIHMDSSVSMKHGDNGSTLAGFDVQTVGKQLAYIFRGESKFKNFKKNKTSAGLSVTLIGETVATGIKLEDQIVIGKRANLAASAGAIRAQSDVAYGANLEARIMEKDYPIGQDATTLGLSLMRWRGDLALGANLQTQFSVGRGTKTAVRVGLNNKFTGQITVRTSSSEQLQIALMGLLPLAVSIYRSIRPGDSHFMH; via the coding sequence ATGGTGGCTACCACAGGCTCTCCCCGACCGCTCCCCATTAGAGCCCCTCTTTCGCCCGTCGGCGACGATAGCGCCAACGACGACGGGGTGAGCCACTCCAGCGACGACGACTCCGCAAGCTTCGTGAGCGGGGACGACGAGTTCGACGCCCCTTCCCGGAGAAACTTTTTCGGCAAGCCCGTACCGGAGACCTTGATGGACTCGACGATGGCGAGGTTGGTTGGTCAGGAGGAAGACGGTGGTCTCGTGCTTCCCGCTGTCGCCGGCGGTGCTGGTTCTTCGCTTCGCGGGGACCGGAAGATGGTGCCGATTGCCAGGGTGTCGGAGGAGGTGGAGGATGAGGACGATGAAGGCGAGGAGGGAGTGCAGGGAGATGGGGAGGACGAGGGTGGCGGTGGGGTGAGTGTTTCTGATGGACCCGCGCCTGAGGAGTCTGCGGGAAGCCTGATTAAGGAGGTGAGTACTGTGGAGGAGGGGAATTCGGGCTTGAAGACGGGGTTTGAAGGGGAGGGTATTGGGACTTCGGATGGCGGTGAAAAACTTGACATTGGAAGCGGCCCAGCTGGTGAAACCATCGGTTCGGGCGGAAATGGCGTTGTGGAGGTGAAGAGGGATGAGGGCCAGCCACAGCTCGGGATTGAACGAGATGATGATGCTGGGGAGTTCGAGAGAGTTGGTAGCATGGAGGTTGCGGAAGGCGAGCAGAAACGAGAAATAATCCATTCTGCAGAATCCGGTGGCCCTCGTTTTGAAGAAACTGGAATGGCGGAGGTCGAGAAGGAGCAAGTGAAGTCCGAATCTGCCGCCAGCGATGTCGCTGGTGACGGAGAACAGGGGGAAGTTGGTGGTGAAGGGCTTCAGAAGGGTCAGGAAAATCCTGAACCCCGTGTCTTAGACGTAGAGAGAACTTCTGATTTTCTGGGCGGATCTGGTGAGATACCTGGATTAGAAGGCACCTCAGTGGTTGAACCCACAGAAACGAAAGAAATTAATGTCCTAGAGGTAGATAAAAGTGGAGGTTTAAGTGGCGACTCAGAGAAGAAAATTGAGTTAGAGGACGACTCATCCGTAGATAGAGAAGCGGCAGAGCCCGCAGACTCTGCAATACTTGTTGAAGATATGGTCGATAGCTTGGAAGGGCTTGAAAAATCTAATACCGCAGACAGTGAGTCTGTTGAACAGCCTGAAGTAAGGAGTGAACCTGATTTAAAACCTTTTGAATCTAGCGAAAACCGCATGGTTGGGACTCAGCAGACTGATAAATCTGCTGTTCCAAACTTAGAACTCACCAGTAGTGATGATGTAGGGGAAGCACAGAATGGTGATACTTCTCTAGTAGCTGCCTCTGATACCAGCCGTGATTTAGGAACAGAATCTGTTCCTGTAGTTGAGGCCCCGGAGAATGTGGCAGTCGAATCTGTTTCAAGTTACACTGGAGTAGAATATAAACCGTTTGTCGAATCCAAAACCAGTTTTCCAGTTGCTGTTGAAGAGGATAAAATTTTGCAAGGCGTTGTCGATCACCAGAAGCTCGAATCAGTACCCGGACCAGTCAGGGAGATAATTGATACCACTGAAGGGTACAAAAACAGTTCACATGATGAAGATGGTACTGATGCTATTGATGTTGATTCCAAAGAAAGATTGCAGGAAGACCAGTTGAATCTCAAAAGTGGTTTCAAGTTGCTAAAGGATACTGATGCGCCAATCATTTTGTCCGCTGCTGGCAGCAGTTCGTCGGAGTTGCATGATGGTGGAGCAGCTGCCTCAGCTGATGAATCTAAGAGATTGAGTTTCGTGGAGGAGCTGGAAAAATTCATAAACGCCTCAGGAAGCTCTGGCGTTAGAATTGCGGATAGCCAGCCTGCGATGTCTGACTCAGATGAAGCGATGGACACCGAAGATGATGATGGGGAGGAAGACAAAGTGCTGTTTGATTCAGCTGCCTTAACTGCTCTGTTGAAGGCTGCCAGCAGTGCCTCAACTGAGAATTCCAATGCTAGCACTCAGAACACAGCAGGTTTCTTTTCCGGCAAAGGTCCTGCTGGGCTCGGATCATCCATTCCGTCGCTAAGGCCGTCTGGCCCTCGCTCGACGCGTCCCAGTATCTTCAGCCCTTCAGATCTTTCGGCAAGTAGGGAATCTGAAACAGAGACCatggatgaagaagagaagaagcttAATGAGAAGATAAACTCAATCAGGGTGAAGTTTCTACGCCTTGTTCATAGGTTAGGCCATTCTTCTGAAGAGACGGTCGCTGCCCAGGTTCTTTACAGGTTGGGCCTTGCCGAGGGAATGCGGCGTGGAAGGGCCGGTAGCAGGGTATTCAGCATTGACGCCGCTCGCCAAACTGCAAGAAATctagaggaagaaggaaaagatgaTCTAGACTTTTCATGCACAATTTTGGTGATTGGAAAATCCGGAGTTGGTAAGAGTGCTACCATCAACTCTATTTTCGGCCAAGAACGAGCTCAAACTAATGCATTCGAACCTGCTACGAGTGTGGTGAAGGAGATAACTGGTGTAGTGGGCGGAGTAAAAATTAGAGTAATTGACACTCCGGGCTTGAAAGCCTCTGTAATGGAGCAAGGTGCCAACCGGAAGGTTCTTTCTTCAGTGAAGCAGTACATGAAGAAATTCCCCCCGGATATTGTTCTGTATGTTGATCGGATGGACGCCCGCTCCCGTGACTCCAATGATCTTCCATTGTTGAGGTCAATTACCTCTTATCTTGGGGCACCTATATGGTTTAATGCCATCGTCGCCTTGACTCATGCATCCTCTGCACCACCTGATGGTCCCAACGGCACCCCACTTGGGTACGACACATCTATTGCGCATCGGTCTCATGCTGTGCAGCAGTCCATTCGGCAGGCAGCAGGCGACATGCGCCTTATGAATCCGGTGGCTCTGGTTGAGAACCACCCGTCCTGCCGACGGAACCGGGATGGCAACCAGGTTCTTCCGAATGGGCAAACTTGGCGGCCGCAGTTGCTTCTGTTGTGCTATTCTACTAAGATCTTATCGGAAGCAAATTCGCTGCTGAAATTGCAGGATCCTGCTGCTGGAAAGCTATTTCTCGGTGGCCTCCGTTACCGTTCCGCGCCGCTGCCATATTTGCTGTCGTCACTGCTGCAGGCCAGGGCTCATCCCAGAGTTGCTTCGGCCGACCAAGGGGATGATGATTTTGACTTGGAGGAAGAGCTATCTGATGCTGATGCCGATGAAGAAGGTGACGAGTATGATCAGCTCCCACCGTTCAGGCCCCTGAGAAAATCCCAGTTAGCTAAGCTGAGCAAGGAGCAAAGGAAGGCCTACTTCGATGAGTATGATTACCGAGTAAAGTTGCTCCAGAAGAAGCAATTGAAGGAGGAGCTCAGGCGGAGGAGAGAAGCCAAAAAACAGTCTGGTTCCAGTGCTGCTAATGAAGCCGAAGAATTCGACCCTGAAAGTGGTGGACCGGCAGCTGTTCCAGTGCCACTCCCGGACATGGTTCTACCGCCGAGTTTTGATGGGGAAAACCCAGCATACAGGTACAGGTTTCTGGAGCCGACTGGATCGCAGCTGCTTGCACGTCCGGTGTTGGACAACCATGGCTGGGATCACGATTGTGGGTATGATGGTGTGAGCCTGGAGGAGAGTCTTGCTATTGCTGGCCGCTTTCCGGCTGGGTTCTCGGTTCAGGTCACCAAGGACAAGAAAGAATTCAACATCCATATGGATTCGTCTGTCTCTATGAAGCATGGAGACAATGGCTCAACTCTGGCAGGTTTCGACGTTCAAACCGTTGGAAAGCAGCTTGCCTACATTTTCAGGGgtgaatcaaaattcaagaactTCAAGAAGAATAAGACTTCTGCTGGTTTGTCCGTCACCCTCATTGGGGAGACGGTAGCCACTGGAATCAAGCTGGAGGATCAGATAGTAATCGGAAAACGGGCGAATCTGGCAGCCAGCGCTGGGGCCATTCGCGCTCAAAGTGATGTGGCTTATGGCGCTAACTTGGAAGCAAGGATCATGGAGAAGGACTACCCAATTGGCCAGGACGCGACCACGTTGGGGCTTTCGCTGATGCGGTGGCGGGGGGACCTGGCATTAGGCGCTAACTTGCAGACCCAGTTTTCTGTGGGTCGTGGTACTAAGACGGCGGTGCGCGTTGGTCTGAACAACAAGTTCACTGGGCAGATAACAGTTCGTACTAGCAGTTCCGAGCAGCTTCAGATTGCGCTTATGGGTCTTCTGCCGCTTGCTGTTTCCATTTACCGCAGCATCCGGCCTGGTGACTCCCACTTTatgcattaa